Proteins from a genomic interval of Musa acuminata AAA Group cultivar baxijiao chromosome BXJ1-9, Cavendish_Baxijiao_AAA, whole genome shotgun sequence:
- the LOC135594522 gene encoding B-box domain protein 30-like: MASTAVEAKPGAACELCGGGAAVHCEADAASLCWACDASVHGANFLVARHLRRIVCACCQSLDDDRVISGASSPSVRSICRSCGPDAPELSSSASSPLESCVSTADSKAGPEEEMEGAATSKVEGRGGRGWARRRRSRP; this comes from the coding sequence ATGGCTTCTACGGCCGTAGAGGCGAAGCCGGGAGCCGCATGCGAACTCTGCGGCGGCGGCGCCGCCGTCCACTGCGAGGCGGACGCGGCGTCCCTGTGCTGGGCATGCGACGCCAGCGTCCACGGCGCCAACTTCCTCGTCGCTCGCCACCTCCGCCGGATCGTTTGCGCCTGTTGCCAGTCCCTGGACGACGACCGGGTCATCTCTGGCGCCTCGTCCCCCTCGGTCCGTTCGATCTGCCGCTCCTGCGGCCCCGACGCACCCGAGCTGTCCTCCTCCGCGTCGTCGCCGCTGGAGTCCTGCGTCTCCACCGCCGACTCCAAGGCGGGGCCGGAGGAGGAGATGGAAGGGGCCGCCACCTCGAAGGTCGAAGGCCGCGGGGGGCGGGGGTGGGCGCGAAGGCGAAGGTCGCGTCCGTAA